In Devosia beringensis, a single window of DNA contains:
- a CDS encoding ABC transporter ATP-binding protein → MVALQLDDLGAYYGKKLTVSGISTPPLQAGEIVAVIGPNAAGKSTLFKRIAGLLKGPGEIRLTETGKGKKAIGYMPQDTSANAVLTVHESILLARKQGSAWSVDDADLGFIDHIMHALNILPIAFRDLAALSGGQRQLVSVAQTLVREPDVMLMDEPTSALDLHRQVEVLSFMQAQARQKGMIVLIAIHDLNQALRFADKVLLIADGRMQACGAPLEVITPSMLRQVYGVDARIEKCSRQFDHVIVDGVAA, encoded by the coding sequence ATGGTAGCGCTTCAGCTCGACGATCTCGGGGCCTATTACGGCAAGAAGCTTACCGTTTCGGGCATCTCCACGCCGCCGCTGCAGGCTGGCGAAATCGTCGCCGTCATCGGCCCCAATGCCGCCGGCAAGTCGACCCTGTTCAAGCGCATTGCCGGCCTGTTGAAGGGGCCCGGTGAAATCCGGCTGACCGAGACGGGAAAAGGCAAGAAGGCCATCGGCTATATGCCACAGGACACCTCGGCCAATGCGGTGCTGACCGTCCATGAATCCATTCTGCTCGCGCGCAAGCAGGGCAGCGCCTGGTCCGTTGACGACGCCGATCTTGGCTTCATCGACCATATCATGCACGCCCTCAACATCCTCCCCATCGCCTTCCGCGACCTGGCTGCCCTGAGCGGCGGGCAGCGCCAGCTGGTATCGGTGGCCCAGACGCTGGTTCGCGAACCCGATGTCATGTTGATGGACGAGCCGACCAGCGCGCTCGACCTGCACCGCCAGGTCGAAGTGCTCAGCTTCATGCAGGCTCAGGCCAGGCAGAAAGGCATGATCGTCCTGATCGCCATCCATGACCTCAACCAGGCGCTGCGCTTTGCCGACAAGGTGCTGCTCATCGCCGATGGCAGGATGCAGGCCTGTGGCGCGCCGCTCGAGGTCATTACCCCTTCTATGCTGCGCCAGGTCTACGGCGTCGACGCCCGCATCGAAAAATGCTCGCGCCAGTTCGACCACGTCATCGTCGACGGCGTCGCCGCCTAG
- a CDS encoding FecCD family ABC transporter permease has protein sequence MTAADITILTEAAAEGRGEYRARTRRKLLILAALTVALCLSFAVDLAWGPARYGLDQVILALFNPDAVSAQVRTVVWDIRMPVAVMAVVVGAALSVAGAQMQTILANPLASPFTLGISAAASFGAALGIVTTVPLLPVAAGLVVPVNAFIMALGATLFIHFVSQARGVTVQTVVLLGIALVFTFNALLAFVQYLASEQALSQVVFWTMGSLTKATWPKIWITLAVLLIALPLFARNAWALTAIRLGEDKAASFGVNVRYVRLETMLIISLLASVPVSFVGTIGFVGLVGPHIARMILGEDQRFFLPGSVLAGALLLSVTSIVSKSIIPGVVFPIGIITALVGVPFFISLILANVRRSW, from the coding sequence ATGACCGCCGCTGACATCACCATCCTGACGGAAGCGGCAGCGGAGGGGCGCGGTGAATACCGCGCCCGCACCCGTCGCAAATTGCTCATTCTGGCCGCCCTGACCGTGGCGCTCTGCCTGTCCTTTGCCGTTGATCTGGCCTGGGGCCCGGCCCGCTACGGCCTCGACCAGGTCATCCTGGCGCTGTTCAACCCCGACGCCGTTTCGGCGCAGGTCCGCACCGTGGTCTGGGACATCCGCATGCCCGTCGCCGTCATGGCCGTCGTGGTCGGTGCCGCCCTCTCCGTTGCCGGCGCGCAGATGCAGACCATTCTCGCCAATCCCCTGGCCAGTCCCTTTACCCTGGGCATTTCCGCCGCTGCCAGCTTTGGCGCGGCTTTGGGCATCGTCACCACCGTGCCGCTGCTGCCGGTCGCTGCCGGGCTGGTCGTGCCGGTCAATGCCTTTATCATGGCGCTCGGCGCCACGCTGTTCATCCATTTCGTGTCGCAGGCCCGGGGCGTCACGGTGCAGACCGTGGTGCTGCTCGGCATCGCACTGGTCTTCACGTTCAATGCGCTGCTGGCCTTCGTGCAATATCTCGCTTCCGAACAGGCGCTGTCGCAGGTGGTGTTCTGGACCATGGGGAGCCTCACCAAGGCGACCTGGCCCAAGATCTGGATCACCCTGGCCGTGCTGCTGATCGCGCTGCCGCTGTTTGCCCGCAATGCCTGGGCACTCACCGCCATCCGGCTCGGCGAAGACAAGGCGGCCAGCTTTGGCGTCAACGTCCGCTATGTCCGGCTCGAGACCATGCTGATCATCTCGCTGCTCGCCTCGGTGCCGGTCAGCTTTGTCGGCACCATCGGCTTTGTCGGCCTGGTCGGCCCCCATATCGCCCGCATGATCCTGGGCGAGGATCAGCGCTTCTTCCTGCCCGGTTCCGTGCTGGCCGGCGCCTTGTTGCTCTCGGTGACCTCGATCGTCTCCAAGTCGATCATTCCGGGCGTCGTCTTCCCCATCGGCATCATCACCGCGCTGGTCGGCGTGCCGTTCTTCATTTCCCTTATTCTCGCCAATGTGAGGCGGTCATGGTAG